A single window of Fretibacterium sp. OH1220_COT-178 DNA harbors:
- a CDS encoding TRAP transporter large permease: MTGILLFGSFALFLILGVPIALSLSAATMFTIVASSDVSASISTVAQRIYGGLESTSIMAIAFFVLAGNLMTKGGISRRIVDFANSIIGGVRGGMALALVLACAFFAALSGSAPATVVAIGVMLYDDMVRIGYPPKRVAGLLVISGGLGPIIPPSIIMVIYATLTGASVGNMFRSGMLIGIIIMLALMGVGAYYAYKESWPKARKKYSIGEFWVSAIKAIPALMLPIIILGGIYSGFLTPTESAAVAVVWALIAGMFIYGEIHASDLVPILLQSAKSSAMILFIIGTSTAFSWLFTFTGLSRSLVASVSAMNLGPSLFCVVVAVVLLVFGTFMEGIAIAVLLVPVLWPIAQNMGIDIIHFGMIVCISNVIGTMTPPVAVNIFAASSVTKLKMGDISKAGIPFFVAYLMVFVSVVLVPALSKIMVR, encoded by the coding sequence ATGACAGGCATCTTGTTGTTCGGCAGCTTCGCGTTGTTTCTAATTCTCGGGGTTCCCATCGCCCTGTCGCTGAGCGCAGCAACAATGTTCACGATCGTGGCGAGTTCAGACGTGTCGGCTTCAATCTCCACAGTTGCTCAAAGGATCTATGGAGGCTTGGAGTCCACATCTATCATGGCCATAGCTTTTTTCGTTCTGGCGGGCAATTTGATGACCAAAGGTGGAATTTCGCGTCGTATCGTGGATTTTGCGAATTCCATTATTGGTGGAGTCCGTGGAGGCATGGCACTTGCCTTAGTTTTGGCATGCGCTTTCTTTGCAGCGCTCTCTGGCTCTGCCCCGGCAACAGTAGTAGCTATCGGAGTCATGCTTTACGACGATATGGTGCGTATCGGATATCCTCCCAAACGAGTGGCAGGACTTCTGGTTATTTCAGGAGGATTGGGCCCCATCATTCCCCCCAGCATCATCATGGTGATCTACGCAACGCTCACGGGAGCATCGGTTGGAAATATGTTCCGCTCCGGAATGCTGATTGGTATTATCATCATGCTGGCGCTAATGGGCGTGGGGGCCTACTATGCCTATAAAGAATCCTGGCCCAAAGCGAGGAAGAAATATTCTATCGGCGAGTTCTGGGTCTCCGCTATTAAGGCAATCCCTGCCCTGATGCTGCCAATCATCATATTGGGCGGAATTTACAGCGGTTTTCTGACTCCCACGGAGTCAGCTGCAGTTGCGGTTGTCTGGGCATTGATCGCCGGAATGTTCATCTATGGAGAAATTCATGCATCAGATCTCGTGCCAATTCTTCTGCAATCGGCAAAGAGTTCTGCGATGATCCTTTTTATCATCGGAACCTCGACAGCCTTCTCCTGGCTTTTCACTTTTACCGGACTCTCCCGTTCGCTAGTCGCCTCCGTTTCTGCGATGAATCTCGGTCCTTCACTTTTTTGTGTCGTGGTCGCGGTTGTCTTGCTGGTGTTTGGAACCTTCATGGAGGGTATTGCCATAGCTGTGCTTCTGGTCCCCGTGCTCTGGCCAATAGCTCAGAACATGGGTATTGATATCATCCACTTTGGCATGATCGTGTGCATCTCAAACGTTATTGGAACAATGACCCCTCCCGTAGCCGTAAACATCTTCGCAGCATCTTCCGTAACGAAACTCAAGATGGGGGATATCTCCAAGGCAGGCATCCCTTTCTTTGTCGCTTACCTGATGGTTTTTGTGTCCGTGGTCTTGGTCCCCGCACTGAGCAAAATAATGGTGCGATAA